From the Burkholderia glumae LMG 2196 = ATCC 33617 genome, one window contains:
- the hslV gene encoding ATP-dependent protease subunit HslV: protein MEQYHGTTIVSVRRGDQVALGGDGQVTLGNIVMKGGARKVRRIYNNQVLVGFAGGTADAFSLLDRFEAKLEKHQGNLTRAAVELAKDWRTDRMLRRLEAMLIAADKTTTLVITGNGDVLDPEGGICAIGSGGSYAQAAARALAENTELSPQEIVAKALTIAGDMCIYTNHNHIIETIE from the coding sequence ATGGAGCAATATCACGGCACGACGATCGTCTCGGTGCGCCGCGGCGATCAGGTCGCACTGGGCGGCGACGGCCAGGTCACGCTCGGCAATATCGTCATGAAGGGCGGGGCGCGCAAGGTGCGCCGCATCTACAACAACCAGGTGCTGGTGGGCTTCGCCGGCGGCACGGCCGACGCGTTCTCGCTGCTCGACCGCTTCGAGGCGAAGCTCGAGAAGCACCAGGGCAACCTCACGCGCGCGGCCGTCGAACTGGCCAAGGACTGGCGCACCGACCGCATGCTGCGCCGCCTGGAGGCGATGCTGATCGCCGCCGACAAGACCACCACCCTCGTCATCACCGGCAACGGCGACGTGCTCGACCCGGAAGGCGGAATCTGCGCGATCGGCTCGGGCGGCTCGTACGCGCAGGCCGCCGCGCGCGCGCTGGCCGAGAACACCGAGCTGTCGCCGCAGGAGATCGTCGCCAAGGCGCTGACGATCGCGGGCGACATGTGCATCTACACGAATCACAACCACATCATCGAAACGATCGAGTAA
- a CDS encoding CobW family GTP-binding protein, with amino-acid sequence MAIPVTILTGFLGSGKTTLLKRILNDQHGMKIAVIENEFGEENIDNEILVQDSNEQIIQMSNGCICCTIRGDLARALGDLAARKRDGKLDFDRVVIETTGLANPGPVAQTFFIDSEIADEFLLDAIITLVDAKHANAQLDEHEVVQRQVGFADRLFITKADLVDEAAIAALKHRLLHMNPKAAVRQVNFGDADIKEIFDLRGFNLNAKLEIDPDFLVEDDHAHHDHDHDHGHGHDHANCDHDHGHCDHDHGHDHGHHHHHAHHDDKIKSFVYRNDRPFDPTKLEDFLGGILQIYGERLLRYKGVLYMKGVDRKVVFQGVHQMMGSDLASKWLPAEKKTNKMVFIGIDLPQDLITDGLDACLA; translated from the coding sequence ATGGCCATTCCCGTCACCATCCTCACCGGCTTCCTCGGCAGCGGCAAGACCACGCTGCTCAAGCGCATCCTGAACGACCAGCACGGCATGAAGATCGCCGTGATCGAGAACGAGTTCGGCGAAGAGAACATCGACAACGAAATCCTCGTGCAGGACAGCAACGAGCAGATCATCCAGATGAGCAATGGCTGCATCTGCTGCACGATCCGCGGCGACCTGGCGCGCGCGCTCGGCGACCTGGCCGCCCGCAAGCGCGACGGCAAGCTCGATTTCGATCGCGTCGTGATCGAGACCACCGGCCTCGCGAACCCGGGCCCGGTGGCGCAGACGTTCTTCATCGACAGCGAGATCGCCGACGAATTCCTGCTCGACGCGATCATCACGCTGGTGGACGCCAAGCACGCCAACGCGCAGCTCGACGAGCACGAGGTGGTGCAGCGCCAGGTCGGCTTCGCCGATCGCCTGTTCATCACCAAGGCCGACCTCGTCGACGAAGCCGCGATCGCCGCGCTCAAGCATCGCCTGCTGCACATGAACCCGAAGGCGGCGGTGCGCCAGGTGAACTTCGGCGACGCCGACATCAAGGAAATCTTCGACCTGCGCGGCTTCAACCTCAACGCGAAGCTCGAGATCGACCCGGACTTCCTCGTCGAGGACGATCACGCGCATCACGATCACGATCACGATCACGGCCACGGCCATGACCACGCGAACTGCGATCACGACCACGGCCACTGCGACCACGACCACGGTCACGATCACGGCCATCACCACCATCACGCGCACCACGACGACAAGATCAAGTCGTTCGTCTATCGCAACGATCGCCCGTTCGATCCGACCAAGCTCGAGGACTTCCTCGGCGGCATCCTGCAGATCTACGGCGAGCGCCTGCTGCGCTACAAGGGCGTGCTGTACATGAAGGGCGTCGATCGCAAGGTGGTGTTCCAGGGCGTCCACCAGATGATGGGCAGCGACCTGGCCTCGAAGTGGCTGCCGGCCGAGAAGAAGACCAACAAGATGGTATTCATCGGCATCGACCTGCCGCAGGACCTGATCACCGACGGCCTCGACGCCTGTCTCGCGTAA
- a CDS encoding class I SAM-dependent rRNA methyltransferase, with the protein MQTVTLKPSKDKSLLRRHPWIYANAIEHVDGKPAAGATVVVRSHDGRFLARGAYSPHSQIRVRVWSFDEAEPIDHAFFKRRIQRAVAHRQTMVTSTDAVRLVFGEADGLPGLIVDYYVDDGLPRELPPGQAPEATPAAGARRGQLVCQFMAAGVEAWKPAIVAALIGATGCPNVYERSDVSIRQKEGLEQTTGVLAGEAPPATLVTRENGVRYHVDVFNGHKTGFYVDQRDNRALVGQVSNGRDVLNCFCYTGGFSLAALAGGASRVVSIDSSGDALALAQRNVSANGLDPARASWLDADAFKTLRRLADEGERFDVVVLDPPKFAPAREHVDRAARAYKDINLSGFRLLRPGGLLFTYSCSGAIDMDLFQKIVAGAAADARVDARILRRLGAGVDHPLLTAFPEGEYLKGLLLQIA; encoded by the coding sequence ATGCAAACCGTTACGCTCAAACCGTCGAAAGACAAATCCCTGCTGCGCCGTCACCCGTGGATCTACGCAAACGCGATCGAGCACGTGGACGGCAAGCCGGCCGCCGGCGCCACCGTGGTGGTGCGCTCGCACGACGGCCGCTTCCTCGCGCGCGGCGCCTACAGCCCGCATTCCCAGATCCGCGTGCGGGTCTGGAGCTTCGACGAGGCCGAGCCGATCGATCACGCGTTCTTCAAGCGGCGCATCCAGCGCGCGGTCGCGCACCGCCAGACCATGGTGACCAGCACCGACGCAGTGCGGCTCGTGTTCGGCGAGGCCGACGGCCTGCCGGGCCTGATCGTCGACTATTACGTCGACGACGGCCTGCCACGCGAGCTGCCGCCCGGCCAGGCGCCCGAGGCCACGCCGGCGGCCGGCGCGCGGCGCGGCCAGCTGGTCTGCCAGTTCATGGCGGCCGGCGTCGAGGCCTGGAAGCCGGCCATCGTCGCCGCGCTCATCGGCGCGACCGGCTGCCCGAACGTCTACGAGCGCTCGGACGTCTCGATCCGCCAGAAGGAAGGGCTCGAGCAGACCACCGGCGTGCTGGCGGGCGAGGCGCCGCCCGCCACGCTGGTCACGCGCGAGAACGGCGTGCGCTATCACGTCGACGTGTTCAACGGCCACAAGACCGGCTTCTATGTCGACCAGCGCGACAACCGCGCGCTGGTCGGCCAGGTCTCGAACGGGCGCGACGTGCTGAACTGCTTCTGCTACACGGGCGGCTTCTCGCTGGCGGCGCTGGCCGGCGGCGCGAGCCGCGTGGTCTCGATCGATTCGTCCGGCGACGCGCTCGCGCTCGCGCAGCGCAACGTGAGCGCCAACGGGCTCGACCCGGCTCGCGCGAGCTGGCTCGACGCCGACGCGTTCAAGACGCTGCGGCGCCTGGCCGACGAGGGCGAGCGCTTCGACGTGGTGGTGCTCGACCCGCCGAAGTTCGCGCCGGCGCGCGAGCACGTGGACCGCGCCGCGCGCGCCTATAAGGACATCAACCTGAGCGGCTTCCGGCTGCTGCGCCCGGGCGGCCTGCTGTTCACCTACTCCTGCTCGGGGGCGATCGACATGGACCTGTTCCAGAAGATCGTGGCCGGCGCCGCCGCCGACGCGCGCGTCGACGCGCGGATCCTCAGGCGGCTCGGCGCCGGGGTGGACCACCCGCTGCTGACCGCGTTCCCGGAGGGCGAATATCTGAAGGGCCTGCTGTTGCAAATCGCCTGA
- the argB gene encoding acetylglutamate kinase codes for MSDPLDLSQIAPTLKAEILAEALPYIRRYHGKTVVIKYGGNAMTEERLKQGFARDVILLKLVGINPVIVHGGGPQIDQALKKIGKQGTFIQGMRVTDEETMEVVEWVLGGEVQQDIVTLINHFGGHAVGLTGKDGALIHARKLMMPDRDNPGQYVDIGQVGEVEAINPAVVKALQDDAFIPVISPIGFGEDGLSYNINADLVAGKLATVLNAEKLVMMTNIPGVMDKEGNLLTDLSAREIDALFEDGTISGGMLPKISSALDAAKSGVKSVHIVDGRIEHSVLLEILTEQPFGTMIRSH; via the coding sequence ATGTCCGATCCTCTCGACCTCTCGCAGATCGCGCCCACGCTGAAAGCCGAAATCCTCGCGGAGGCGTTGCCGTACATCCGCCGGTATCACGGCAAGACCGTGGTGATCAAGTACGGCGGCAATGCGATGACGGAAGAGCGGCTCAAGCAGGGTTTCGCGCGCGACGTGATCCTGCTGAAGCTGGTCGGCATCAACCCGGTGATCGTTCACGGCGGCGGCCCGCAGATCGATCAGGCGCTGAAGAAGATCGGCAAGCAGGGCACCTTCATCCAGGGCATGCGCGTGACCGACGAGGAAACCATGGAAGTCGTCGAGTGGGTGCTCGGCGGCGAGGTGCAGCAGGACATCGTCACGCTGATCAACCACTTCGGCGGCCATGCGGTCGGCCTGACGGGCAAGGACGGCGCGCTGATCCACGCGCGCAAGCTGATGATGCCGGACCGCGACAATCCGGGCCAGTATGTCGACATCGGCCAGGTCGGCGAGGTCGAGGCGATCAACCCGGCGGTGGTGAAGGCGCTGCAGGACGACGCGTTCATCCCGGTGATCTCGCCGATCGGCTTCGGCGAGGACGGCCTGTCGTACAACATCAACGCGGACCTCGTGGCCGGCAAGCTCGCCACCGTGCTCAACGCCGAGAAGCTGGTGATGATGACCAACATCCCGGGCGTGATGGACAAGGAAGGCAACCTGCTGACCGACCTGTCCGCGCGCGAGATCGACGCGCTGTTCGAGGACGGCACGATCTCGGGCGGGATGCTGCCGAAGATCTCGTCGGCGCTCGACGCGGCCAAGAGCGGCGTCAAGTCGGTCCATATCGTCGACGGCCGCATCGAACACTCGGTGCTGCTCGAGATCCTGACCGAACAGCCGTTCGGCACGATGATCCGCTCGCATTGA
- the dapF gene encoding diaminopimelate epimerase, with the protein MKLPFTKMHGAGNDFVVLDGTAGDLGLTPERVRALADRHFGVGADQVLLVERPTLDGADFRYRIFNCDGGEVEHCGNGARCFVRFVHDKGLTDKTTVRVQVSHGLLTLTLQENGEVVVDMGSPVFEPARVPFDAAGLDARREGADTLFPLEVGGTTRWISVVSMGNPHAVQVVDDVETFPVAEEGPLVEHHARFPQRVNAGFLQIVSRREVKLRVYERGAGETLACGTGACAAVAAGIRRGLLDSPVAVQTHGGVLTIAWDGMRDAAAPLSMAGPAVTVFEGVFELTA; encoded by the coding sequence ATGAAACTTCCGTTCACCAAGATGCATGGCGCCGGCAACGACTTCGTCGTGCTCGACGGCACCGCCGGCGACCTCGGCCTCACGCCCGAGCGCGTGCGCGCGCTCGCCGACCGCCATTTCGGCGTGGGTGCCGATCAGGTGCTGCTGGTCGAGCGGCCGACGCTCGACGGCGCCGATTTCCGCTACCGGATCTTCAACTGCGACGGCGGCGAAGTCGAGCATTGCGGCAACGGCGCGCGCTGCTTCGTGAGGTTCGTGCACGACAAGGGCCTGACCGACAAGACGACGGTGCGCGTGCAGGTCAGCCACGGCCTGCTCACGCTGACGCTGCAGGAAAACGGCGAGGTGGTGGTGGACATGGGCTCGCCCGTGTTCGAGCCGGCCCGCGTGCCGTTCGACGCCGCCGGCCTCGATGCCCGCCGCGAGGGCGCGGACACGCTGTTCCCGCTCGAGGTGGGCGGCACGACGCGCTGGATCTCGGTGGTCTCGATGGGCAACCCGCACGCGGTGCAGGTGGTGGACGACGTCGAGACGTTCCCGGTAGCCGAGGAAGGCCCCTTGGTCGAACACCATGCGCGCTTCCCGCAGCGCGTCAACGCCGGCTTCCTGCAGATCGTGTCGCGCCGCGAGGTGAAGCTGCGCGTCTATGAACGCGGCGCCGGCGAGACGCTCGCCTGCGGCACCGGCGCCTGCGCGGCCGTGGCCGCCGGGATTCGCCGCGGCCTGCTCGATTCGCCGGTGGCCGTGCAGACTCACGGCGGCGTCCTGACGATCGCCTGGGACGGCATGCGCGACGCCGCCGCGCCGCTGTCGATGGCCGGCCCCGCCGTCACCGTGTTCGAAGGTGTCTTCGAACTGACCGCCTGA
- a CDS encoding DUF484 family protein gives MNDRDVADYLLANPEFFARHAELLAAVRLANPHGKAAISLQERQMEMLRDKNKLLERRLAELLRYGHENDGLAAKFGRWTARVIAERDAHALPRAIAGGLADVFDVPQTALRIWDVAEAYAQADFARNVGEEVRLFANSLVTPYCGANSGFEAAQWLAPVPAAPEAADRADGAATAVSASGVAASIALIALRAPEAGDGAPPFGLLVLGSPDPRRFHDGMGTDFLTQIGTLASAALTRLLPH, from the coding sequence ATGAACGATCGCGACGTCGCCGACTACCTGCTCGCCAACCCCGAATTCTTCGCCCGGCACGCGGAGCTGCTCGCCGCGGTCCGGCTCGCGAACCCGCACGGCAAGGCCGCGATCTCGCTGCAGGAGCGGCAGATGGAGATGCTGCGCGACAAGAACAAGCTGCTCGAACGGCGCCTGGCCGAGTTGCTGCGCTACGGGCACGAGAACGACGGGCTGGCGGCCAAGTTCGGCCGCTGGACCGCGCGCGTGATCGCGGAGCGCGACGCGCACGCGCTGCCGCGCGCGATCGCGGGCGGCCTCGCCGACGTGTTCGACGTGCCGCAGACGGCGCTGCGGATCTGGGACGTGGCCGAGGCCTATGCGCAGGCCGATTTCGCGCGCAACGTCGGCGAGGAGGTGCGCCTCTTCGCGAACAGTCTCGTCACGCCCTACTGCGGCGCCAACAGCGGCTTCGAGGCCGCGCAGTGGCTCGCACCGGTGCCGGCCGCGCCCGAGGCGGCCGACCGCGCCGACGGAGCCGCCACCGCCGTCAGCGCCAGCGGCGTGGCCGCCTCGATCGCGCTGATCGCGCTGCGCGCGCCCGAGGCCGGCGATGGCGCGCCGCCCTTCGGGCTGCTGGTGCTGGGCTCGCCGGACCCGCGACGCTTTCACGACGGCATGGGCACCGATTTCCTGACGCAGATCGGCACGCTCGCGAGCGCCGCGCTCACGCGCCTGCTGCCGCACTGA
- a CDS encoding ATP-binding protein — translation MYRITTTGRVNLGNLFWLRTLAILGQVVTIAVAQSFFGANLPLPAMLSVIALEVVFNALTWLRVLRARPETNFELMGQLWVDIGALSALLFLSGGTTNPFVSLYLPSLAIAAAVLPWHLMVWLAAFSVACYFTLGFSSVPLNLDNPANLFDYYRAGQGVNFLVSVGLIAWFVARMSNALRQRDAALGEAQQRLLRDERAVALGVQAATVAHEMGTPLSTIAMLTEELRDAARADPGLARYDADLKVLEEQMSQCTSALARLRSRASGPTRESVAAWLDTFGRHWRLRHPHVQFEQIGEGPSGVELVDSVAAGQILTILLDNAARASRDRVTLQARLTRVSDRDTIVFEVVDNGPGIPPALRESLGTAPVDSTQGGNGVGLYLAFSAAARLGGTIELHDAQPRGTRALLRLPVVSSTTRPAEAQQPAA, via the coding sequence ATGTACAGAATCACGACCACCGGCCGCGTCAATCTCGGCAACCTCTTCTGGCTGCGCACGCTCGCGATCCTCGGCCAGGTCGTCACGATTGCCGTCGCGCAGAGCTTCTTCGGCGCGAACCTGCCGCTGCCGGCCATGCTCAGCGTGATCGCGCTCGAGGTCGTGTTCAACGCGCTGACCTGGCTGCGCGTGCTGCGCGCGCGTCCCGAAACCAATTTCGAGCTGATGGGCCAGCTGTGGGTGGATATCGGCGCGCTGTCCGCGCTGCTGTTCCTGTCGGGCGGCACCACCAACCCGTTCGTGTCGCTGTATCTGCCGTCGCTGGCGATCGCGGCCGCGGTGCTGCCGTGGCATCTGATGGTCTGGCTCGCGGCCTTCTCGGTGGCCTGCTATTTCACGCTCGGCTTCAGTTCGGTGCCGCTCAACCTGGACAACCCGGCGAACCTGTTCGACTACTACCGCGCGGGCCAGGGCGTGAACTTCCTGGTGTCGGTCGGCTTGATCGCCTGGTTCGTCGCGCGCATGTCGAACGCGCTGCGCCAGCGCGACGCCGCGCTCGGCGAGGCGCAGCAGCGGCTGCTGCGCGACGAGCGGGCGGTCGCGCTCGGCGTGCAGGCCGCCACCGTCGCGCACGAGATGGGCACGCCGCTGTCGACCATCGCGATGCTGACCGAGGAGTTGCGCGACGCCGCGCGCGCCGATCCGGGCCTCGCGCGCTACGACGCGGACCTGAAGGTGCTCGAGGAACAGATGTCGCAATGCACCTCGGCGCTCGCGCGGCTGCGCAGCCGCGCCTCGGGACCGACGCGCGAGAGCGTCGCCGCCTGGCTCGATACGTTCGGGCGCCACTGGCGGCTGCGCCATCCGCACGTGCAGTTCGAGCAGATCGGTGAGGGGCCGTCGGGCGTCGAGCTCGTCGATTCCGTCGCCGCCGGGCAGATCCTCACGATCCTGCTCGACAACGCGGCCCGCGCGAGCCGCGATCGCGTCACGCTGCAGGCGCGGCTCACGCGCGTGTCGGATCGCGACACGATCGTGTTCGAGGTGGTCGACAACGGTCCGGGCATCCCGCCCGCGCTGCGCGAGTCGCTCGGCACCGCACCCGTCGACAGCACCCAGGGCGGCAACGGCGTCGGTCTGTATCTGGCGTTCAGCGCCGCCGCGCGGCTGGGCGGCACGATCGAACTGCACGACGCGCAGCCGCGCGGCACGCGCGCGCTGCTGCGCTTGCCCGTAGTAAGCAGCACCACGCGGCCGGCCGAGGCGCAGCAACCGGCCGCTTAA
- the xerC gene encoding tyrosine recombinase XerC: protein MNDEPIAAYLSYLQHVRQLSAHTLRGYAHELAALTAFASGRPLASLTAADMRSAVARAHAGGLSARSIAHRLSAWRAFYRWYAQRVEMPANPVATVRAPKRARALPKALSVDDANTLMESAFPDTPEGLRDRAIVELFYSSGLRLAELVGLDVHYVNADGYRSAGWLDRGEAELSVLGKGGKERKVPVGRKALEALDAWLAVREGWVRGDPHPLFLSVRGNRMAPGVVRERVKRAARVAGIPANVHPHVLRHSFATHVLQSSGDLRAVQELLGHASISATQVYTSLDFQHLARIYDSAHPRAKKRD, encoded by the coding sequence ATGAACGACGAGCCGATCGCCGCCTACCTGTCGTACCTGCAGCACGTCAGGCAGCTGTCGGCGCACACGCTGCGCGGCTACGCGCACGAACTCGCCGCGCTCACCGCGTTCGCGAGCGGCCGGCCGCTCGCGAGCCTCACCGCCGCCGACATGCGCAGCGCGGTGGCGCGCGCGCACGCGGGCGGGCTGTCGGCGCGCTCGATCGCGCACCGGCTGTCGGCCTGGCGCGCGTTCTACCGCTGGTACGCGCAGCGGGTCGAGATGCCGGCCAACCCGGTGGCGACGGTGCGCGCGCCCAAGCGCGCGCGCGCGCTGCCGAAGGCGCTGTCGGTCGACGACGCCAACACGCTGATGGAGTCGGCGTTCCCGGACACCCCCGAGGGGCTGCGCGACCGCGCGATCGTCGAGCTGTTCTATTCGTCGGGACTGCGGCTCGCGGAGCTGGTCGGGCTCGACGTCCATTACGTCAACGCCGACGGCTACCGCTCGGCGGGCTGGCTCGATCGCGGCGAGGCCGAGCTCAGCGTGCTCGGCAAGGGCGGCAAGGAGCGCAAGGTGCCGGTGGGCCGCAAGGCGCTGGAGGCGCTCGACGCCTGGCTCGCGGTGCGCGAGGGCTGGGTGCGCGGCGATCCGCACCCGCTGTTCCTGTCGGTGCGCGGCAACCGCATGGCGCCCGGCGTGGTGCGCGAGCGCGTCAAGCGCGCGGCGCGCGTGGCCGGGATTCCCGCCAACGTCCATCCGCACGTGCTGCGCCACTCGTTCGCGACCCACGTGCTGCAGTCGAGCGGCGACCTGCGCGCCGTGCAGGAACTGCTCGGCCACGCCAGCATCTCGGCCACCCAGGTCTATACCTCGCTCGACTTCCAGCATCTCGCGCGCATCTACGACAGCGCGCATCCGCGCGCGAAGAAGCGCGACTGA
- a CDS encoding cysteine-rich CWC family protein — MAPISPAATAVPASRRCPRCRRASGCGAPAPDAPGARAAPLRCWCAALPPLPARPDGAPLAADRCLCPDCYARALAGQPAGRRVTPTE; from the coding sequence ATGGCGCCGATCTCACCTGCCGCAACCGCCGTTCCCGCCTCCCGCCGCTGCCCGCGGTGCCGGCGGGCGTCCGGCTGCGGCGCGCCCGCGCCCGATGCGCCGGGGGCGCGCGCGGCGCCGCTGCGGTGCTGGTGCGCGGCCCTGCCGCCGTTGCCGGCCCGGCCCGACGGCGCGCCGCTGGCGGCCGACCGCTGTCTGTGCCCCGATTGCTACGCACGCGCGCTCGCCGGGCAGCCGGCCGGCCGGCGCGTCACGCCGACGGAGTAA
- a CDS encoding response regulator transcription factor, whose protein sequence is MSDNHFLVIDDNEVFAGTLARGLERRGYLVEQAHSREAALKLAGASKFQFITVDLHLGDDSGLSLIAPLCDLQPDARILVLTGYASIATAVQAVKDGADNYLSKPANVESILAALQTNASEVQAEEALEHPVVLSVDRLEWEHIQRVLAENHNNISATARALNMHRRTLQRKLAKRPVRQ, encoded by the coding sequence ATGAGCGACAACCATTTCCTCGTGATCGATGACAACGAGGTGTTTGCCGGGACGTTGGCGCGGGGCCTTGAACGTCGCGGCTATCTGGTCGAGCAGGCGCACAGCCGCGAGGCCGCGCTGAAGCTCGCGGGCGCATCGAAGTTCCAGTTCATCACCGTCGACCTGCATCTCGGCGACGATTCGGGGCTTTCGCTGATCGCGCCGCTTTGCGACCTGCAGCCCGATGCGCGGATCCTCGTGCTGACCGGCTACGCCAGCATCGCCACCGCGGTGCAGGCCGTGAAGGACGGCGCCGACAACTATCTGTCGAAGCCGGCCAACGTCGAGTCGATCCTGGCCGCGCTGCAGACCAACGCGAGCGAGGTGCAGGCCGAGGAAGCGCTCGAGCATCCGGTCGTGCTGTCGGTGGACCGGCTCGAATGGGAGCACATCCAGCGCGTGCTGGCGGAGAACCACAACAACATCTCGGCCACCGCGCGCGCGCTGAACATGCACCGGCGCACGCTGCAGCGCAAGCTCGCGAAGCGGCCGGTCCGGCAGTAA
- the dksA gene encoding RNA polymerase-binding protein DksA, whose amino-acid sequence MTNKLLTEAEILKMSDKDYMNDDQLAFFKNRLEQLQAEILRNAGQTTENLRETVIVPDPADRATIEEEHALELRTRDRERKLLKKVQQSLARIDSGDYGWCEETGEPIGIPRLIARPTATLSLEAQERRELRQKLFGD is encoded by the coding sequence ATGACGAACAAACTCTTGACCGAAGCCGAAATCCTGAAGATGAGCGACAAGGATTACATGAACGATGATCAGCTCGCCTTCTTCAAAAATCGACTCGAGCAGCTGCAGGCGGAAATCCTCCGCAATGCGGGCCAGACGACCGAGAACCTTCGCGAAACGGTGATCGTGCCGGATCCCGCCGATCGGGCCACGATCGAAGAGGAACACGCGCTCGAACTGCGCACGCGCGACCGCGAGCGCAAGCTGCTCAAGAAGGTGCAACAGTCGCTCGCCCGCATCGACTCCGGCGACTACGGCTGGTGCGAGGAAACCGGCGAGCCGATCGGCATCCCGCGCCTGATCGCGCGGCCGACGGCCACGCTGTCGCTCGAGGCGCAGGAGCGCCGCGAGCTGCGCCAGAAGCTGTTCGGCGACTGA
- the hslU gene encoding ATP-dependent protease ATPase subunit HslU, which produces MSTMTPAEIVSELDKHIIGQAKAKKAVAVALRNRWRRQQVAEPLRQEITPKNILMIGPTGVGKTEIARRLAKLADAPFIKIEATKFTEVGYVGRDVDSIVRDLIEISVKQTRETEMRKVRSKAQDQAEDRILDILLPQPRAVGFGSNAESANEDNNATRQTFRKRLREGALDDKEIELDIEQPQAGMDIMAPPGMEEMTEQIRSMFSNLGGGKKTRRKVKIKEALKLLTDEEAGKLLNDEEVKTKAVQNVEQNGIVFLDEIDKIASRNHEGGGGEVSRQGVQRDLLPLVEGTTVNTKYGMIRTDHILFIASGAFHLSKPSDLIPELQGRFPIRVELDSLSVEDFESILVATDASLVKQYQALLATEEVQLEFAADGIRRLAEVAFSVNEKTENIGARRLYTVIEKLLEDVSFAAGNHAGQSVTIDAGYVDRALGEVSKDEDLSRYVL; this is translated from the coding sequence ATGAGCACCATGACCCCTGCCGAGATCGTCTCGGAACTCGACAAGCACATCATCGGCCAGGCCAAGGCGAAGAAGGCGGTGGCCGTCGCGCTGCGCAACCGCTGGCGCCGCCAGCAGGTGGCCGAGCCGCTGCGCCAGGAAATCACGCCGAAGAACATCCTGATGATCGGCCCGACCGGCGTCGGCAAGACCGAGATCGCGCGGCGCCTGGCCAAGCTCGCCGACGCGCCGTTCATCAAGATCGAGGCGACCAAGTTCACCGAGGTCGGCTACGTCGGGCGCGACGTGGACAGCATCGTGCGCGACCTGATCGAGATCTCGGTCAAGCAGACGCGCGAGACGGAGATGCGCAAGGTGCGCTCGAAGGCCCAGGACCAGGCCGAGGACCGCATCCTCGACATCCTGCTGCCGCAGCCGCGCGCGGTCGGCTTCGGCTCGAACGCCGAGTCCGCCAACGAGGACAATAACGCCACCCGCCAGACCTTCCGCAAGCGGCTGCGCGAGGGCGCGCTCGACGACAAGGAAATCGAGCTCGACATCGAGCAGCCGCAGGCCGGCATGGACATCATGGCGCCGCCGGGCATGGAAGAGATGACCGAGCAGATCCGCTCGATGTTCTCGAATCTCGGCGGCGGCAAGAAAACCCGCCGCAAGGTGAAGATCAAGGAAGCGCTGAAGCTGCTGACCGACGAGGAAGCCGGCAAGCTGCTCAATGACGAGGAAGTGAAGACGAAGGCCGTGCAGAACGTCGAGCAGAACGGCATCGTGTTCCTCGACGAGATCGACAAGATCGCCTCGCGCAACCACGAGGGGGGCGGCGGCGAGGTCTCGCGCCAGGGCGTGCAGCGCGATCTGCTGCCGCTCGTGGAGGGCACCACGGTCAACACCAAGTACGGGATGATCCGCACCGATCACATCCTGTTCATCGCGAGCGGCGCGTTCCATCTGTCCAAGCCGAGCGACCTGATTCCGGAACTGCAGGGGCGCTTTCCGATTCGCGTCGAACTCGACTCGCTGTCGGTCGAGGATTTCGAATCGATCCTGGTGGCCACCGACGCCAGCCTCGTCAAGCAATACCAGGCGCTGCTCGCCACCGAGGAAGTGCAGCTCGAATTCGCCGCAGACGGCATCCGGCGCCTGGCCGAGGTCGCGTTCTCGGTCAACGAGAAGACCGAGAACATCGGCGCGCGGCGGCTCTATACCGTGATCGAGAAGCTGCTCGAGGACGTGTCGTTCGCGGCCGGCAATCATGCGGGCCAGAGCGTCACGATCGACGCGGGGTATGTCGATCGTGCGCTCGGCGAAGTGTCGAAGGATGAAGACCTGTCGCGCTACGTGCTGTAA